A portion of the Rhinolophus sinicus isolate RSC01 linkage group LG03, ASM3656204v1, whole genome shotgun sequence genome contains these proteins:
- the CCL24 gene encoding LOW QUALITY PROTEIN: C-C motif chemokine 24 (The sequence of the model RefSeq protein was modified relative to this genomic sequence to represent the inferred CDS: deleted 1 base in 1 codon) encodes MAGSTAIAASLLLLALCTHCIAPAGSATIPFACCMSFVSKKIPESRVVSYQLSSGSICPKAGVIFTTKNGQKFCSNPRKQWVQRYMKNLNTKQKKASPGARAMGTQVRLQRRPTNSCISPSPGPLS; translated from the exons ATGGCAGGCTCCACAGCCATAGCAGCCAGCCTCCTGCTCCTGGCCCTGTGTACCCACTGCATCGCCCCTGCAG GCTCTGCGACCATACCCTTTGCCTGTTGCATGTCCTTCGTTTCCAAGAAAATTCCTGAGAGCCGAGTGGTGAGCTACCAGCTGTCCAGTGGGAGTATCTGCCCCAAGGCAGGAGTGAT CTTCACCACCAAGAACGGCCAGAAGTTCTGCAGTAACCCTAGGAAGCAGTGGGTCCAGAGGTACATGAAGAACCTGAACACCAAGCAGAAGAAGGCCTCA CCTGGGGCCAGGGCAATGGGCACCCAAGTCCGTCTCCAGAGACGTCCTACTAATAGCTGCATCTCACCATCTCCTGGCCCCCTGTCCTGA
- the CCL26 gene encoding C-C motif chemokine 26 — translation MKTFPIAPGVLLVFILSVHLGAASHGSDVARYCCLRFSHKTLPLNRVQTYEFTRSSCSQRAVIFTTKRGQKVCTDPKDKWVQKYISLLRAQQRL, via the exons ATGAAGACCTTCCCCATAGCCCCTGGGGTTCTCCTGGTTTTCATCCTGAGTGTCCACCTCGGAGCTGCCTCAC ACGGCAGTGATGTGGCCAGGTACTGCTGCTTACGATTCAGCCACAAGACCCTGCCTTTGAACAGGGTGCAAACCTACGAATTCACGAGGAGCAGCTGTTCCCAGCGGGCTGTGAT ATTCACTACCAAAAGAGGCCAGAAAGTATGTACCGATCCGAAGGACAAGTGGGtgcaaaaatacatttctttactGCGAGCTCAGCAACGGCTGTGA